Proteins from a genomic interval of Caldicellulosiruptor diazotrophicus:
- the secY gene encoding preprotein translocase subunit SecY, with protein MFETIKNAWRLPDLRRKILFTLFMILVFRLGAFIPVPYIDRDALAKVINDLTMLGFFDVVAGGTFKNMSIFAMSVTPYINSSIIMQLLTIAIPALEELAKQGEEGRKKLAEWTRYGTAILAFIQAVGIYFGLKNASGLTGGVPVITEQGQGFLGFITITITLTAGTVFLMWIGEQITENGIGNGISLLIFAGIISRIPNGAVSLWNYVAKLNEFSLTSIIGVILFIVMALAIIVFIIVIQEGERRIPVQYAKRVVGRRVYGGQSTHIPIKVNIAGVIPIIFAISLVMLPTTVAQFFPNSGFYKFVKAYFSSGSFWYTFFYALFIIGFTYFYTAIVFNPVEIANNLKNNGGFIPGIRPGKPTVDFITRVLSKVTFAGALFLAFIAILPTLVGIMFKHQLNIYFGGTSLLIVVGVALETIRQMEAQMLMRHYKGFLS; from the coding sequence GTGTTTGAAACTATAAAGAACGCGTGGAGGTTGCCTGACCTTCGTAGAAAGATTCTGTTTACACTTTTCATGATACTTGTTTTCAGACTGGGGGCGTTTATCCCAGTCCCCTATATTGATAGGGATGCTTTGGCAAAGGTTATAAACGACCTTACAATGCTTGGTTTTTTTGACGTAGTTGCAGGTGGAACATTTAAAAATATGAGTATATTTGCCATGAGCGTAACTCCATACATTAACTCCTCCATCATTATGCAGCTTTTGACAATTGCGATACCTGCACTTGAAGAACTAGCAAAACAGGGCGAAGAAGGAAGAAAAAAACTTGCAGAATGGACACGATATGGAACTGCCATTCTGGCATTTATTCAGGCTGTTGGTATCTATTTTGGACTTAAAAATGCAAGTGGGCTTACCGGGGGCGTTCCTGTTATTACAGAGCAGGGTCAAGGATTTTTAGGTTTTATTACCATTACTATTACACTTACAGCTGGAACTGTGTTTTTAATGTGGATTGGCGAGCAGATAACAGAAAATGGTATAGGAAATGGTATTTCGCTTTTGATATTTGCAGGTATTATTTCAAGAATTCCAAATGGAGCAGTATCTCTTTGGAACTATGTTGCAAAACTAAACGAGTTTTCACTTACAAGTATTATTGGTGTAATTCTATTTATAGTAATGGCACTTGCAATTATTGTGTTTATCATCGTTATTCAGGAAGGAGAAAGAAGAATACCTGTACAATATGCAAAGAGAGTGGTTGGAAGAAGAGTATATGGTGGACAGAGCACACATATTCCTATAAAGGTCAATATTGCTGGTGTTATTCCTATAATCTTTGCAATTTCACTTGTGATGCTTCCAACAACAGTTGCTCAATTTTTCCCAAATTCAGGCTTTTATAAGTTTGTGAAAGCATACTTTTCATCAGGTTCGTTCTGGTATACATTCTTTTATGCACTATTCATAATAGGGTTTACTTATTTTTACACAGCAATTGTATTTAATCCTGTTGAGATTGCTAACAATTTGAAAAACAATGGAGGGTTCATTCCAGGTATTAGACCTGGTAAACCAACTGTAGATTTTATAACAAGAGTGCTCTCAAAAGTTACCTTTGCGGGTGCGTTGTTTTTAGCCTTCATTGCCATTTTGCCAACTTTGGTTGGTATCATGTTCAAACACCAACTTAACAT